In the Saprospiraceae bacterium genome, one interval contains:
- a CDS encoding efflux RND transporter periplasmic adaptor subunit, which yields MNILKITMAKTITKLLKFSNRSLFAATILLAACGKPAPVPVEENVYYTCSMDPQVVEQKPGPCPICKMPLVRVEIARNKKENEVKLSADQIRLANIQTDTVRLQALGEEISLAATLRENQNGINTVTARLSGRLERLFVRNAGEYVRAGQAVFELYSENLAAAQQDYLLALQNKKRYGNTDLDFSRIAEAARNKLLLWGMTEAQLQEIEQSGAPQNTVTFYSRYAGYVMEAPPAEGSYVAEGSTVLKLADLRTLWAEAQLYVSDLPFLAQSREVSVTLPYFPGRILSGKVSFVNPNLEAASKIVLTRVEISNPSGEYQPGMQAWITLKGKTRRTLAVPTNALIRESRGTTVWIKNTNGGFEGRMVRIGIANEDYTEIVEGLQSGEIVVVSGAYLLNSEFVFKKGSDPMAGHKM from the coding sequence ATGAATATTTTGAAAATAACTATGGCGAAGACGATTACTAAACTTTTAAAGTTTAGTAATCGTAGCCTGTTCGCCGCGACAATATTGCTCGCCGCCTGCGGCAAGCCTGCCCCAGTGCCGGTAGAAGAAAACGTCTATTACACCTGCTCCATGGATCCGCAGGTCGTAGAACAAAAACCCGGACCTTGCCCGATCTGCAAAATGCCCTTGGTTCGGGTAGAAATTGCCCGCAATAAGAAAGAGAACGAGGTAAAACTAAGCGCCGACCAAATCCGGCTCGCCAACATCCAGACCGACACCGTGCGACTGCAAGCGCTGGGCGAAGAAATCTCCCTCGCTGCGACGCTGCGTGAAAACCAAAACGGCATCAATACCGTGACCGCAAGGCTTAGCGGCAGGCTCGAACGTCTTTTCGTGCGCAACGCGGGCGAATACGTGCGGGCAGGCCAAGCCGTTTTTGAACTGTACAGCGAAAACCTCGCTGCCGCACAGCAGGATTATTTGCTGGCATTGCAAAACAAAAAACGTTACGGCAACACCGACCTCGATTTTTCCCGCATTGCGGAAGCCGCCCGCAACAAACTGCTGCTCTGGGGCATGACCGAAGCACAGTTGCAGGAAATCGAACAATCCGGCGCACCCCAAAACACGGTGACGTTTTACAGCCGCTACGCCGGGTATGTCATGGAAGCCCCGCCCGCCGAAGGCAGTTATGTGGCAGAAGGTTCGACAGTGCTGAAACTCGCCGACCTGCGCACGCTTTGGGCCGAAGCGCAATTGTATGTCAGCGATTTGCCCTTTCTTGCCCAAAGCCGTGAGGTATCGGTCACCTTGCCGTATTTCCCCGGCCGCATCCTCAGCGGTAAGGTCAGTTTTGTCAATCCCAACCTCGAAGCCGCTTCCAAAATCGTACTGACCCGCGTGGAAATATCCAACCCAAGTGGTGAATATCAGCCGGGCATGCAAGCCTGGATTACCTTGAAAGGCAAAACCCGTCGAACGCTCGCCGTGCCGACCAACGCGCTCATACGGGAAAGCCGTGGCACCACTGTTTGGATAAAAAATACCAATGGAGGCTTCGAAGGCCGTATGGTGCGCATCGGCATTGCCAATGAAGATTATACTGAAATCGTCGAGGGATTACAATCCGGGGAAATCGTGGTCGTGTCGGGTGCTTATCTTCTGAACAGCGAATTTGTATTTAAAAAAGGGTCGGACCCGATGGCCGGGCATAAGATGTAA
- a CDS encoding multicopper oxidase domain-containing protein produces MKNWSTWAALFLSVGLSAQPLKTFQLTASEDGWAEMSDGTVLPVWGFQITGEGPAKYPAPRLVVEEGDSVQVSVYNAGNLAHTFHLHGFGSDTSNNGEASNPVLVQPGNTETFAFRAAQSGDYFYHCGLQNPVHGQMGMAGLLTVLAAGGEKTAYTDGPPYFKDYHWLLSEFDAAWHFDPPQTGNLPPFEPDYFLVNGKSGDALGDYNAEDVAVFSALDQLPVFLTITHSGVGRREVIFPYLVEASVVTRNGEPQIPAWPVDTLVLSPGESVGLMLQAISNGEDSIRVNYYAPGTDVFLHQNPVAIFIQHHSATSEPTVRGMVQILPNPAMDWLTLRFKSATPKGKTRVEILSENGLTVLRQEISAGEPVHVGGLPAGVYVLKIVDENGQVLSVKKFFKK; encoded by the coding sequence ATGAAAAATTGGAGCACCTGGGCCGCGCTTTTTCTGTCGGTCGGCCTGTCGGCCCAACCCCTCAAAACCTTTCAATTGACCGCTTCGGAAGACGGGTGGGCGGAAATGAGCGATGGGACGGTGTTGCCGGTGTGGGGGTTTCAAATCACCGGCGAAGGGCCGGCGAAATATCCGGCGCCGCGATTGGTCGTAGAGGAGGGCGATAGCGTGCAGGTCAGTGTGTACAACGCGGGCAACCTGGCGCATACCTTTCATTTGCATGGGTTCGGAAGCGACACTTCCAACAACGGCGAGGCATCGAATCCTGTGCTTGTGCAGCCTGGCAACACGGAAACATTCGCTTTCCGGGCCGCACAGTCAGGCGACTATTTTTACCACTGTGGCCTGCAAAATCCCGTTCACGGTCAAATGGGGATGGCGGGATTGCTCACCGTGTTGGCCGCCGGTGGCGAAAAAACAGCCTATACCGACGGGCCGCCCTATTTCAAAGATTATCATTGGCTACTGAGTGAGTTCGATGCGGCATGGCACTTCGACCCTCCGCAAACGGGCAACCTGCCGCCTTTCGAGCCGGATTATTTTCTGGTCAACGGCAAATCCGGCGATGCTCTGGGCGACTACAACGCGGAAGACGTGGCTGTTTTTTCGGCATTGGACCAATTGCCCGTTTTTCTCACTATAACTCATTCAGGTGTTGGCCGCAGAGAGGTGATTTTTCCCTATCTGGTAGAAGCCAGTGTGGTGACCCGCAACGGCGAGCCGCAGATTCCTGCATGGCCTGTTGACACACTTGTACTATCGCCCGGAGAAAGCGTCGGCCTGATGCTCCAAGCCATTTCAAACGGAGAAGACAGTATCCGGGTCAATTACTACGCACCGGGTACGGACGTCTTCCTGCACCAGAATCCGGTCGCCATTTTCATTCAGCATCACAGCGCCACCTCCGAACCGACGGTGCGCGGCATGGTCCAAATCCTCCCAAACCCGGCGATGGATTGGCTGACGCTGCGATTCAAGTCTGCCACTCCAAAGGGCAAAACAAGGGTTGAAATTCTTTCGGAAAACGGCCTTACTGTGCTTCGACAGGAGATTTCGGCCGGCGAGCCTGTCCACGTGGGCGGATTGCCCGCCGGGGTTTATGTCCTGAAAATTGTGGATGAAAACGGGCAAGTTCTCTCCGTAAAGAAATTTTTTAAAAAATGA
- a CDS encoding efflux RND transporter periplasmic adaptor subunit codes for MKKNWNNGKLITLGLLVLALTTAACRQKNAGHEGHIPEVKTGHESHNAEEKAVYTCPMHPEILRDAPGSCPICGMDLVKKVDDHTAHAAGPDSIGILLKPTYEYVLSATATIRPEQKSLSISIEAPGYLAYDAQKLNAVSARYGGRIERLYVRYPFQPVQKGQRLLDIYSPDIATAQQELIFLKENDPDNATLLENARRRLSLLGLTDKQISDVEASRKPLLSLPVFSPYAGLLVENSGLGSAGTIPGGGMDDDNSAQNPSPPPPSTATSAELSLKEGMYVQPGQRLFGLQSLATVWAILEFYPSAVQSLKVGQAVELHIESFAEPLRGKINYIEPLYGSGGKNLRVRVYLPNPGERLKPGTLLTASVQAGSRSALWIPASAAIDLGRKKIAFIKTAEGFRSQKISTGHRSGQMLEVTAGLSPDDVIAENAQLLMDSESFVKAK; via the coding sequence ATGAAAAAGAACTGGAACAACGGTAAACTGATAACCCTTGGACTGCTCGTGCTTGCCTTGACGACTGCGGCCTGCCGACAAAAAAACGCCGGACATGAAGGCCACATCCCGGAAGTAAAGACCGGGCACGAAAGCCACAATGCCGAAGAAAAGGCCGTGTACACCTGCCCGATGCACCCAGAAATCCTGCGCGACGCACCGGGTAGTTGCCCTATTTGCGGTATGGATCTGGTCAAAAAAGTAGATGACCATACCGCTCACGCTGCCGGGCCGGACAGTATTGGCATCCTCTTGAAGCCTACCTACGAATATGTATTAAGCGCCACCGCGACCATCCGCCCGGAACAAAAATCTTTGTCCATAAGCATCGAAGCGCCCGGTTACCTGGCCTACGATGCCCAAAAGCTCAACGCGGTATCGGCGCGTTACGGAGGGCGTATCGAGCGGCTGTATGTTCGCTACCCTTTTCAGCCCGTGCAAAAAGGACAGCGACTGCTCGACATTTACAGCCCCGACATTGCCACCGCACAACAGGAATTGATTTTTTTGAAAGAAAATGACCCGGACAACGCGACCCTGCTCGAAAATGCCCGCCGCCGCCTTTCCCTGCTTGGCCTGACCGACAAACAAATCAGCGACGTGGAAGCCAGCCGCAAACCGCTCCTTTCATTGCCGGTGTTCAGCCCTTACGCCGGTTTGCTTGTTGAAAACTCAGGTTTAGGCTCGGCCGGAACTATACCCGGCGGTGGCATGGACGATGATAATTCTGCACAAAACCCCTCCCCTCCGCCGCCCTCCACCGCTACTTCCGCCGAACTTTCCCTGAAAGAAGGTATGTACGTCCAACCCGGTCAGCGGCTTTTCGGCTTGCAAAGTCTGGCGACCGTGTGGGCGATACTCGAATTTTACCCCTCCGCTGTGCAGTCGTTGAAGGTCGGCCAGGCGGTCGAATTGCACATCGAATCGTTTGCCGAACCGCTCCGGGGGAAAATCAACTACATCGAACCGTTGTATGGCTCCGGAGGCAAAAATCTCCGTGTTCGGGTGTATCTTCCAAATCCCGGCGAGAGGCTCAAACCCGGCACTTTGCTCACCGCCAGCGTACAGGCGGGAAGCCGCTCCGCCCTCTGGATTCCTGCATCGGCGGCCATTGATCTGGGGAGAAAAAAAATTGCTTTTATAAAAACAGCGGAAGGCTTTCGGTCGCAGAAAATCAGTACAGGTCACCGCTCCGGCCAAATGCTGGAAGTGACGGCGGGACTTTCACCCGACGATGTAATCGCTGAAAACGCGCAATTGCTGATGGACAGCGAGAGTTTTGTCAAAGCAAAATAA
- a CDS encoding TolC family protein, with the protein MKNRFKIIILLLLAAFESGGQTPLSLDSILTRIETAHPRLQGADARVRELDTYAKGTITMPPPQVGGGFFMTPYNTARWSEGMGSFMVTGEQMFPNRRMQKAEQRYMYAMSGMEVAERGVMRNMLFAEAKTAYYNWLVLEKKIAVLEESKTALRLLIESAEQRFQYNREKLGSVYKAQTELADLERMQAMYAGEIRQQRAMLNALMQRDPATGFEIDTAGWRLPPIPVLPDTSRIAARSDFRAIEQSLRIARLEQEWQRSKLKPEYGLRYDHMFAFGGTPWQFTLMGMVTVPIAPWANKDVKARIEGIDYRLEAFEWQKADFVNQIRGNLADRLVMMQTLQEQIDRYERDIIPNQRKRFQSTLLAWEQNTDELFMTLDAWLELKMSRLSQLDLLQQLLQARTDYEKELEQR; encoded by the coding sequence ATGAAGAACAGATTCAAAATTATCATCCTGCTGCTGCTTGCAGCCTTCGAATCCGGCGGGCAAACCCCGCTCTCCCTCGATAGCATCCTGACCCGCATCGAGACTGCACACCCGCGCCTGCAAGGCGCCGATGCGCGCGTCCGCGAACTCGACACTTACGCAAAAGGCACCATCACCATGCCCCCGCCCCAGGTCGGCGGCGGCTTTTTTATGACCCCGTACAATACGGCGAGGTGGAGCGAAGGCATGGGTTCATTTATGGTTACCGGCGAACAGATGTTCCCCAACCGCCGTATGCAAAAAGCCGAACAACGCTACATGTACGCTATGTCGGGCATGGAAGTGGCCGAGCGGGGGGTGATGCGAAATATGTTGTTTGCCGAGGCAAAAACCGCCTATTACAATTGGTTAGTGTTGGAAAAGAAAATTGCCGTCCTCGAAGAGAGCAAAACCGCCCTACGCCTGCTCATCGAAAGCGCCGAACAGCGATTCCAGTACAACCGCGAAAAACTCGGCAGCGTTTATAAAGCCCAAACCGAATTGGCCGACCTCGAACGGATGCAGGCTATGTACGCGGGTGAAATCCGCCAGCAACGCGCCATGCTGAACGCCCTGATGCAACGTGACCCCGCGACCGGTTTCGAGATTGACACCGCCGGTTGGCGATTGCCGCCGATTCCCGTGTTGCCCGATACTTCGCGGATCGCCGCCCGCAGCGATTTTCGCGCCATCGAACAAAGCCTTCGCATCGCCCGGCTCGAACAGGAATGGCAACGTTCAAAACTGAAACCCGAATACGGCCTGCGCTACGATCACATGTTCGCTTTTGGCGGAACGCCCTGGCAATTTACACTGATGGGCATGGTCACTGTGCCGATTGCTCCCTGGGCAAACAAAGATGTCAAAGCCCGCATCGAAGGAATTGATTATCGGCTTGAAGCCTTCGAATGGCAAAAAGCCGACTTCGTTAATCAAATCCGGGGCAATCTCGCCGACCGCCTCGTGATGATGCAGACGCTGCAAGAACAAATAGACCGCTACGAGCGCGACATCATCCCCAACCAACGCAAACGCTTCCAGAGTACCCTGCTCGCCTGGGAACAAAACACCGACGAACTTTTTATGACCCTCGATGCCTGGCTGGAACTCAAAATGAGCCGCCTCAGCCAACTCGACCTCCTGCAACAACTCCTGCAAGCCCGCACCGACTATGAAAAAGAACTGGAACAACGGTAA
- a CDS encoding heavy-metal-associated domain-containing protein: MKILIFICIAALSTHNAYAQQPATGTPPVKKVATAATNTQTAQFQVWGNCGMCKRTIETAAKGVTGVQSVDWNMDTHQFTVVFDPAQTGVDKVHQAIAAAGYDTDVVKGNDEAYTNLPGCCQYDRRQ; the protein is encoded by the coding sequence ATGAAAATCCTGATTTTCATCTGCATAGCGGCATTGTCAACCCATAACGCATACGCTCAACAACCCGCTACCGGGACCCCTCCGGTAAAAAAAGTCGCAACTGCGGCCACAAACACCCAAACTGCCCAATTCCAGGTTTGGGGCAACTGCGGAATGTGCAAAAGAACGATTGAGACGGCAGCCAAAGGCGTGACCGGCGTACAAAGCGTCGACTGGAACATGGACACGCACCAATTCACCGTCGTGTTCGACCCGGCGCAAACGGGCGTTGACAAGGTTCATCAGGCCATCGCTGCCGCGGGATACGACACTGATGTGGTGAAAGGCAACGACGAGGCTTACACCAATCTGCCGGGCTGCTGCCAGTACGATCGGCGTCAATGA